A window of Opisthocomus hoazin isolate bOpiHoa1 chromosome 3, bOpiHoa1.hap1, whole genome shotgun sequence genomic DNA:
TATTTGTTCATTTTCACCTGAATTGTAATAGGATCAGTGTATGAGTTTCAGAAGTTGTCTAACCACCAATCTCCTCTGTGCACCTGTCTGCTGGCCGATTAGATTACAGCTTTTTTCCACTCTGTTGCTTAGTGCATGGTAATAGACATTTCATCATCCCATTACATTAAAACATAAGAAGAGCTGCTCTGGGTCAGATCAAAGGTTCAGCCATTCTAATTCCAAAACTGAGCAATCCCAAACACTTAaggagagagagcagaaggaGTAGGGTGACTACACAGCATTGCAGCAAAATGGTCATTCTTTGGTAGACGTCTCTGTTTTCTAGGAACTGGCCATTGATGGAGTTCATGCAGCAGCCATTGCAGAGGGTTGCTGTTTTTAACAGCCCCCAATGGCTCCAGCCTCTCTCAAGGACTATGGGGGACCTGCAGCATCACGTCCCCCAGTGCTGCTGGGTCACATAACCTCCGAACGAGCCCACATTCCCACTTGCACATGGTGTTCAGGCCAGCTTATTATTCGTGCAACATCCTCGTCTTGTGGTTAACGCAGTATCCTGTCCTCCCAAAAAAGACGACTCAAGGCCTGGTTCGGTCAATAGCATGCCAGCCTAGGAAACTCACCTCAAGAACTCATTCAGAAATAGACTTTCTCAGGCAAGTTACGCTGTCCCACAGAAGAAACAGCTCTTCCCACTCACCAGGGCTCATGCTGCTGCAGGAAGGGCTGTATAGGACATAATGTTCTGGGATATGCCATGAAAAATGATTTCTAGTTTATTTATAAAGGCAATCCTAACTAAGCAGTGCTGATGTGCCCACTTGGTTGGAGATGTGTCTGAAACCGTAATctctgggaaagaaagaagacagagcTGTAAAGCAGGCAGCAGGAACTTCATTGCTCGGGAGCCTTGGCCCCAAATTGGCAGGGACCTGTGTGGGGACTCAGCAGGGAGCAGCAACCCCCCCGAGAGCAGTAAGCTATTTAAACAGCACACGCTGTACTCTTGGTTAGCAGGAGTTTGCATAACCATGCAAAGCCCTCGAGCCTGGGAGCTTCTAAATAAATGCCACATTTATCAGTATCTAAAGCAGAAGAACATCCCACCTACCCTTCCCCGACCCCATAAAACAATGTCATTAGTAAAGTCAGATAGCATCATTTGTTTCTTTAagggttaaaaaaataatccacagccactgccaggaagaggcagaactaAACAGGCAGCGAAGAGTTAGAGGCAGAACGGAGATATAAAGCTAAATCAATCATCAAAACGGACCACAGCGAGAGCATATACGTACAGAACAAGAAAGAAAGCGAGAGGGCGTTTTGTTTGGGTAGCTAATGTTCTCTGGACGAGGAGAGAGAAATTCTCCTTTGGGTTTTTAATGCCACTCTAAATATTTATAGCAAGATCATGGCCAGCTGGTGAGGCAGTGGCGACGGGGAGTAGGGAGGGGAGGGCGCATTTTCCCTCGTGCCCCAACATCATCCTCCGGGTCATCTCTTTACTCCAGGAGGGGGAAAAGGCTGTACATTGCCATGTTTACCCTCAAAGTGACTCCTCCGCAGGAGTCAAGCCCGGTGgctcctgcccttcccctccctcaCCTCGCCTGGCCGTTCACACACACGTGTACACGCACACGCACAGATTGTGCAGGAAGGGAAGATGCTGCGGCTTCCAGAAAGCTATGCCAGCCCGACTCCACCCTGTCTTTAACATGGGTCTGGGCCTTCAGGGTTTTGTCTAGCCTTCAGGCATTTCACCATGTTGTTATGCTGCATCGAAAAGTCTCTGGGAAAGGCCACGTACGGCATGACCCGTGATGCAAAGCTGCTGTTTTTAGAGGGACAGGCTGCCCCCATCCCTGCAGTCTGCTGGGTCACGGAGGCAGGAACATATGGAGGACCACAAACATTAGCACGGCACAGGAGCTGACATAAGGGAACTGTGGATCCCAATGATTTTCGCTCATCTGCCTCGCTGTGACTAGGTGCAGACGTGACCCACCTGTGAGCATtggctttgaaaatatgaaaagaagTTTTGCTTTAACCTTGTGTTTCCCTGTGGTAGCGATGCTTTAGAAATGACATTTTGGACTGAATCTCATCCCAGAACAAGGGGAAGAATTTCAGCACAGATGAGGGGCCCAATTCAGTTACCCAGGCATGGGCagctgatgcctttttttttgaaaCACCCAGGAAAGTGGCACAGAGCTGAAACACATCAtgctggacctgctggagaccccaGCCGGGGACCAGCTGGGGCTGTGGAGGATCCTCCACTGGCACAAGGTGCTCAACTGATTCCAGCCCTGGGGAAGGGTTTCTTTGCAGATACCATGGGAGTGTTAAACATGGACACCTACATGTGATTGAGGCAGCTGAGCACCCATGGAGACTTAGCAGTGCCTGGAGGACTGTTCACCTGCCCAAATATAGGTGGTACTTACCGGTGACCTGAATAACTCAGCAGATTCAGCTGTACTGACTAGACCTCActggctgcaaaaggagctcAGACACCTTGTTCACGTGCAGGCATCTGCAGCTAGAAACCCCATCGAGGCATCTGCCCCAGGGAGCCGAGTGCCACCCTGGGACCTGCCACCCTGGGACCATGGTTTCCAGCTTGCTGGACTCACTGCAGCAACCCACTCCAGTCCTCCCACCCGTAACGCTGAGCTTCCTCAAGCCACCTGCTTGAGAAGATCTTTGCTAAGGGTTTCAGGGAGCTGAGGTATTTACGCAAATGGCCACAACCTGGTTATTTTCTATATGAAATATCAAGTGGCATCACAAAGATAAATTGCTCCAAGAGTGAATTTTGTCCTCTACTTGGCGGAGGCAGCCAGGCTTTCCCTGCCCACCTTGGTACAGCCCTGGGCGCGGGGGCCCCGCTGCATCAGCATCTCCCACCAGACTGCAACGGGCCAATGCTCCCCTGATCTCTCCATAAGGTGGAGACACGGACCATCCCACCAGGGTCCCTGGAAGCCCTTCACTCTCCCTCTTCTTCCATGGAAGCACGGTGACAATGCATTACCTAGCACGAGGCGTTGCAGACTGTTTACAGGCTTCTAGAGTTCCCAGGCACTTTAGGACAGGGTCCTGCCGCTATTTCCAAACAGACGGCCAGGACTTTTATAAGTGAACTTTCCTCTCCGCGTCTATTTATTATATGTAAACATTTGCCAGAAAAACACCACTCGGGCATGCTCAGTACTGGCCAGGTCATTGCAAAAGGCAACGGCGGCGTCACATGTGATAACAGCGAGCAGCCCGCGTGCGCCTATTCTTAGCGCTGGAATGTATACAGTGCCCCTCCGCCTCGCCGCTCCTGCGCACAGCTCCCGAGAGCGGCAAAAGTGACTGCAGAATAAACACGGCCAGAAATCACCCTCTATGAATCACTTACCTACTGAAAGAAACGTCCTGTGGGTTTATAGGTTTTTATCCAGGCTCTAGCTATGGAAAATCTCAGCAGAGAATAAACGGCAGAGAGTAAGTGAATGCAGTGACGGACAACAGAAGGTAAATTTTTCTACCCTACCGTTTCACTGCAGGTCGAGCAGTTAGCCATGACAATATTCATCATATTGTTCTGCCTGGCACTTAATTTAGTCATTGTGTGTCTgattaacataaaaaaaaccccacagctaaGCAGAGTTAATAAATAACCGTTTTAATGCAGATTCCCAGTCTCTAGCGTTTCGTTTGCCCTGCTGCAGAGTTCAGCTCTGCCAGATTTACATTCTTTGGGAGTGACTAACTCTAGGGGAAAGAGGCGCAAGCTACTAAACTGCTAATACTTTAAAATAGTGAATAAATGTCTAAGCACATTTATTCAACGTGATTAAAAGGAACAAACCAATCGCTTCAGTCATCCAGCTTTCATCCCAAATCAGTGAGATAACTTCAGTGCTTTTGCTTCTTGCCAGGGACACAGGCAGTGCTGACCTCAGAGCTGCAACCTATCTGATAACTTTATGAAAATTTTAGAGTCTTAGCGACCTTTTAGcttctttattattttcccacTGTGCTTAATCCATGTTCCATTTTTATGCGTAACAGTGAACGGATATTTAGAGCAACATCAAAGCCCCGATTTGTTCCCTTGGAGCTGGATATTTCAATAAAAGCTGCGAAGAATTTGGGTTTTCCCACCAAGTCCAGAATTCATCTCTCTCCTATTTTGCTATGGAGGACGGATCCACTGAGGAGTTTCTCTTCAAAGACCATGACTTCTCCTCCGAACTGCTGAGGCAGCTGAATTCTCTGCGGCAGAGCAGGATGCTGACTGATGTTACCCTCTGCTCCGGGGCCTTCGAAATCCCCTGCCACCGAAACGTGCTGGCTTCCAGCAGTCCGTACTTCAAGGCGATGTTCTGTAACGACTTCAGAGAGAGTCGCCAGGCTAAAGTCACCCTGAAGGGCATCGAGGCCGAGATTTTGGATCAGATTATCCTTTATGTTTACACAGGGGAGATTCTTATATCCTCTGAGAATGTCCTGTGCCTGTTGGAGGCGGCCTCCATCCTGCAGTACGCTAAGCTGTTTGAGGCCTGTTCTTCCTACCTCCAAGACAAGCTGACTCCTGACAACTGTCTGAGCATGGTCAGACTGGCAAAAGTGTTGAACTGCCAAAGCCTGAATAAGAAAGCCAAGGCTATGGCTTTGAAATGCTTTCCTGAGGTGGCCTCTTCTGACGACCTGAAGGACCTTTGTCCCTTGGAGCTAATAGATTACCTTGGGGATGatgagctctgtggagaggaggagcaggtcTTTGAGACACTGATGGTCTGGATCCGGCATGACCTCCAGGCAAGACAAGGCTACATCCAAGAGTTGTTCAAGAAGGTTCGGCTTCAGTACGTCCATCCAACTTTCCTCTTCCACTTCATTGCCAATGACTCCCTCGTTCAGTCCTCACCCACTTGCAGGAGCATCCTTGAGTCAACCCGGAGACACTTGTTTTCTTTGTATAGCACCAACGCGCCTGACATCAAGCCCATGCTTCATGTTCCTCGCAGGTACTCCAACCAAGAGTTCCTCATCATCATTGGTGGCAGGAAGGACAGCCAGCAGACAACAAGGGATGTCCTGCTCTATGATGACAAGACGAGCCAATGGCTAAGCCTGGCCAAACTTCCCATGCGCCTCTACAAAGCCTCTGCAGTGAGCTTACACAGCAATATTTATGTGCTTGGAGGGATGCCTGTTAGCAATAGGAAAAGCCCGGTCAGTGATAATATTTACATTTACTCCCTCAAACTCAATCAGTGGAGGCTGGCTGAGCACATGTTAGTTCCACGCTACTCCCACAGAAGCTTGgcatataaaaattatattttatcatTCGGTGGAATTGGAGAAAACCAGGAAATCCTGAATTCAGTGGAAAGATATGATAGCGTCTACAACACCTGTGAGAGCATGGCAAATATGCCTGTTGCTGTCCTTCACCCTGCTATTGCTGCCAAAGATCAGAGGGTCTACCTCTTTGGGGGAGAAGACATTATGCAAAACCCTGTCCGGCTGATCCAGGTAATGGTCAGTCCTGCTTGTCATAGGCAGTTTCATCGAAGGTATTCAGCAGATTATCACCCTCCTGAGGAAATCAAACTCTCTAAAAAACTTTATTGTGAGCTGCAGCAAGAGGCAGGAAGGGTTGACACATGGCTTCAGGGAAGTCTTGTCTGCAAGGAGCATTGCAActctttcattttcctctttgagTATTTTTCAGGCACAAGCCCCGAGGTACCTCTTTGGGTGTcagtcagctctgctgctggtgggcaCTGGGGCCAGGGCTGTTGCAGGTGATGTGATGGCAGGCAGCGGCTGACCCCCCTACCTGGCCTCATGCCTGTAGCCAATCTCACGGAAATCTGTGCTTTCCACTTGGCGGCTGAGCTGGGGTCTCGGCCGCGCACCTGCTCACTCGCAGCGAAAGCAAAGATTTGCAATCATTAGAGCGATTAGATTCCCACTCATCAAAGGGCCAGGACTTAAACTGACAATTATTTCGTATAAACAGTTGTGTTAAATATGTGGCTCCTGCCACATGTTGCTGGCTTTCTGCATGCTTTCAGGGGTTACGCTCtattaggaggaaaaaatacatgaaatccTTTCTTATCTGATTTGATGCTTTAGCAAAATTGTAGTGTTACTTTCCTCGTGAGTGTTTTTCACTAGTTTAGGTGTTTTAACAAAGAAGGCTCATTAAAGGCTACTATAGCAGCCAGCACATGAGCAATACTTCTTGACGGTGATAACACTACTTGATTATCGAGGGAAGGAAATGTATTTATCAGTTAGTGGGGAGATGTCCTGGAGATATTTGGTATATTAAGAAGCGGATGACATGATGTAAAAGTTTGCATCACCCAAATACAGATGACTGAATGATCCCCATCTGGAAACAGCTCTTTTTCTCACAGAAATTGATGACTTAGATACAACTCTACGTCCCATCAAGAAGTCCCTTTGCATGTCTGAGTGCATACCAGCCACCAGCTCAAATATAGCAGCTGGGCAAACACAgtggctgccagcagagctggtgaAGTTGAGGTTTTTTTGCCCAGGAAATTGCTAAGGCTAAGGCAGGAATAGACAGaataacaggaaaatgaaatgaaatggctTGCGCCTTGGGAGAGCGTTATCCAAGAGTTACAGCAATTTAATGGCCGTGCAAAGATTTACAGCCGAGAAGCTTGCACATGGCAGATACACTCTGCCTTAGTGCATGTGCTAGCATCTCCTGAGCAGACAAGCCTGGATGACTAGAACGCTTTCCAAGGGgacatattaggaaaaaaagtgGGTAAGCCCTCGTATTTCCAGCAGCTCAAGCCAGTGGACTGTATTCACtaggacaaaataaaaaacagaagttTCTCTGTAATTACAATTGCCAGTTAAAATGCAACATAAACAGCTGCATGTGTATCTTTATTTATCTGTCAGGTTTACCATGTCTCCAGGAATATGTGGTTTCGGATGGAGACCAGAGTGGTGAAGAATGTCTGTGCACCAGCTGTCGTGATTGGAGACCAGATTATCATCGTAGGTGGTAAGGGCTCTGTTTCACTCTCCCTCCtacctcctcctgcccagctcctacGGGATTTTAAAGCCTTCCTGCTTGGGATGCTCCCTCAAAAAGTACATGGAGGTTGGGAAGGAAAGTAGGACTGTGTCCACCCTCCATACACAGGGGGTTTAATGGCCATGGAAGTGGGGACAAGTTCTCCACGAGGCACCTTCTTACTCCAAGTAGCAGGACCTGGGTGGAGGGAAACTGGGGAAGAGCCAATGCAAGCTACTGTTgtgcagaagaaaggaggaagCCAAGGGCATGGGGTCCTGCTCCTCCCCTGCTGACTCACAGCCTGGCCCTTCCCGACTGCTCTTCTTGGCAGGGTGGAGAGCACGATTGTCACAAGACCACGCATGGActgctgggatgggtgggctACAGGGCTATGAGGGGTCGATCGGTCCTGTAGCTGACTCCTGGGGGTAACTGTGAAATGTACGGTGAGGGGCATGAAACACTTGGAGAGGGGAAACTTCTCAGTGTCTTTTTCAACCTGAGGATCAGCCTCTGCCCATCGCACTTGCATGGATCACGTCACTGGTAGTTTGGCAATTTGCAGTCCTTAATGCAGCTCCCCTGACCACAGGCTGGCACGAGGAAGCATGTGTTGTTAGATTATTTAAGGGAAAATGAGACATAGGGAAGCTTTAGCAGAGCAGAGGACTGAACCCAGATCACACAGGACTCAAATATGGCATCATCTCTCAGCGGGAGGCCACTGCTACCCTTTGCAGTGAGAATAGGGAAGAGCTCAGTCAAAACATACAAGACTGTCGGGCTCCTGTGTGGAAGATTACCCTGACCTCAGATCACAGTGcccaaaatacagtattttcaacTCTCTTATCTTCAGATGCATTAATCTGAAGGGCTTGTATTGACCCaagtctgctgctgctgagcttaaGTTCtcaatttgttttgtatttgtctAACAAAAGCCACAGAAATTCATGTTAAATTTAAATATCTTTCATTTTGCTTGAAAGCAGAGAAATTCACCATGGTCAGGTTTTATTTACCATCTCCCATGCCAAAATATTGGCCAAACACTCTTAGTTTATTAACAACAGTAAACCccacaaaaataacattttctcttaaaaatagctTTCATCACATTTCAGGTCTTCTTTGCATGACTGGTCACATCATAGCAAAGCAGAGTGGattggcctcaagctgcatcaggggaggttttgattggatattaggaaaaacttctttactgaaagagtggtcaggcattgaaacaggctgcccagggaggtggtggagtcaccatccctggaggtgttcaaaaaacttgtacatattgcacttcaggacatggtttagaatGCATGGTGGtaatgggttgatggttggacttggtgatcttggaggtcttttccaacctttatgattctatgattctaagacagaCTTTAATTTTTGTTAGGGAAAGTGGCTTCAAGGCCTGCAAAACATGGCCCAAAGCAGCTTGTTTGCCATGGGCAGTCTAGATTATCTACAGAGATACATGGACAACGTGCTGCTGGGTACCAAGCTTCCACACCTCTCTTGCTCCAGGGCAATGGCCCTGGCACCAGCGCTTATCTCCCACTAGATGAGAGGGTCCGTCACCACTCAGTGGAATTGCTGTCCAATGGGTCACTGGCATGGTGGCCAGCACAGACGTGACACCGAGGGCTTTGGGAGTGGAGCAAGCACCGGTAGCACTGTGCTGTTGTGTGCCCAGCTCTGTTCGTTAGACAGCTATGGCTCCAACCCACTGTTGCTCCATCCCCACGTGCCATTGGTTTCTGTATTTCCGAGTGAAGGAGTCAGTTGggtgaaaataaatactttgggATGTTTGAAGGCACATGCAGAAAACCGCAAGCTCCAGCTGTGTTCCACAAGTTGTTTGCCTGATCTGTTGGGTTTTATGGTGCTCATCGAGTCTCGGCTGCCAAGGTGCTATGAGACAGGGTGAGGACAAACAGGAACAGAAGATAGAAAGATGGGCATTCTTGTGACACATCATCACTTCCCAGCTTAGATATCTTAATTCTGCTAAATTAGGTACCAGTATAATAGGTTTTATTGAAGACTGTCAGGAAATATATTATCATTCCTCTGCTGGCCATAAGCTCTAATTCCCATCTGTCTCTTCCACCTCTGGCTTTGCATTTAGGGTACACCCGGAGAATAATCGCTTATGATACAAAAGGCAACAAGTTTGTTAAATGTGCGGACATGAAGGACAGACGAATGCATCATGGGGCCACTGTCATCAAGAACAAGCTGTATGTCACAGGAGGACGATGTCTCACCGTGGACAATGTCATCGAAGACTTGGATTCCTTGGACTGCTATGATCCAGAGACTGACACATGGGCACCAAAGGGAAAACTGCCACACAAACTCTTTGACCATGGGTGCCTTACACTCCAGTGTGTCCCCTGTTCTAACCTTCTCTAAATGACCTTTGGTACTTCCCAGGACATATTGTGCTTTCCTTCGCAGAACAGACCCACCTGTGCAGAGAGCAGGGGAGTCCTCACAAAGTCCCACAAACTCCTGACCTGGAAGGCACCACTGGCGTTAGTCATTCCCCGAATGCTCTGCCAGAAAGGTCATGAGCTTTGTGCTCATGCCATTTTCACCTCACATTGCATGTGGTGCTGCAAAGCTCAGCCTGGACGCCTTACTGACAGCCTcagcagaaaaagggaaaaagatacTGAGTAAGAACCTGGTGCAGGATTTGGCCTTGCACAGCCTTTAAAGCAAAAGGTGACTAGCAATGCTGGTATCTCCAGGGAAAGTAAGATCTGGGTAACCTGCATTTGTTAGCGTGCAAACTCAGCTGCATgttgtggccctttgctgctcGGTGCTGACCAAGCTTGCCGTTTCGAGTGGTGGGAGCGTTTAGAATAGGAAGCCCCAAGCTCTAGTCTTGTAGccactccagcagcagctgcctgcgtTAGCTATGGTAGTCATCtcatacaaaataaaacattaatgtCCCTAACATCGAATTACAAATTAGCAAAAGGCTGATGGATCTGACCTCTCTCATAGCTACAAGGTGCAGATTTTGACTTTTCTGAGCTACCTCTCTTTCATGCTGCAGAGGAGATTTTTGCTCCGTCTGCTCTCCAAAGCATCAGGAGAAGAAGGAATGGAAATGAAGATTGTCTGCGTCCTCTTTTTCGAGAGATCATGTTTTGCAGTGAGCTTGCTTCTCCTTTTTCATTGGGGATAGCAGTGGGGTTGGTTAGGAAGCTTTTTGGCTGACGGAATTCCTGAAATCTGGAATAGCAGAGAAGACACATCAAGGAAAGAGGATGTAAAGGAGAAGAGGTGTTTGGGAggaacactttcttttttttccctttctcctctctccAAACCACTGGAAAACAGCAATGAGAGAAAGCCAGTGACAGGAAACCAGCTTTCCAAGAAGGGCAAGTCTAAATCTGCCACTTGGCAAAGCAGCTCTGGCTCCACCAATATTTTTGTGGGGTTCTGCCACTAACTGCATATTTTAAAAGGGAGGGGATTAATCGTGGGATACTGAACAGGCTGTGAACTGCTGTCAGGTCATCAGGCTTGGTAGGATTGCTGAGATAGCAAGGAGCTTTAAAGATAGCACTGATGACCACCATCCAGAGAAAGGATGGCAGAAAAAACACCCCTGTTTGCTAATATCTTACAGAAAGTGGGTCTTTCCCAAGGGTACAGGGTAGCATGAGGAACCCATGCTCAACCCTCCTCTtcacagaaggctgcacagccatgTGCTCACCACCACATTGCAGGGCACCAACTCCAGCCGCTAAGATCCCCTCCCATAAACCTGTACCTGGGAGCAGAAGGGCGAGATAAATAGTTAACGAAGTGGGGGGCCGGAAGGAAGAATTGCATATcaactgctgttttaaaaatgcaaaataaaatggttaTGATTGTTTGTATGAGCTTTGTGTTCAGGACTCTCCATTGTTCCCTCTGCATTGTTGATAAACGGAATTGTTTTTGTACCAGCAGTTTCTGCCAGGGTTTCCTTCTAAGGATCTGAGTAAACCTGCAAAAAATGAGTGGGAACCCAAACTCATCTCCCAGCTCGGAAGCATTTGGCTACGTTTCTCCTCTGTCTTTTGGTCTATATCATCATCTTCTCCCCATGCAAAGCAGGGCTAAATCACAGCACTTGCCAAATTGGACCAGAGCAGTGATTCATTCTGCTTCCTCGCaggccagccccagctctctggaGAAAGAAGCCTTGTCGTGGCCAATTATGGAAAGTCTGCCCCAGGGAGATGTTTATTCCTAATCCCGCA
This region includes:
- the KLHL38 gene encoding kelch-like protein 38; translated protein: MEDGSTEEFLFKDHDFSSELLRQLNSLRQSRMLTDVTLCSGAFEIPCHRNVLASSSPYFKAMFCNDFRESRQAKVTLKGIEAEILDQIILYVYTGEILISSENVLCLLEAASILQYAKLFEACSSYLQDKLTPDNCLSMVRLAKVLNCQSLNKKAKAMALKCFPEVASSDDLKDLCPLELIDYLGDDELCGEEEQVFETLMVWIRHDLQARQGYIQELFKKVRLQYVHPTFLFHFIANDSLVQSSPTCRSILESTRRHLFSLYSTNAPDIKPMLHVPRRYSNQEFLIIIGGRKDSQQTTRDVLLYDDKTSQWLSLAKLPMRLYKASAVSLHSNIYVLGGMPVSNRKSPVSDNIYIYSLKLNQWRLAEHMLVPRYSHRSLAYKNYILSFGGIGENQEILNSVERYDSVYNTCESMANMPVAVLHPAIAAKDQRVYLFGGEDIMQNPVRLIQVYHVSRNMWFRMETRVVKNVCAPAVVIGDQIIIVGGYTRRIIAYDTKGNKFVKCADMKDRRMHHGATVIKNKLYVTGGRCLTVDNVIEDLDSLDCYDPETDTWAPKGKLPHKLFDHGCLTLQCVPCSNLL